The Candidatus Marinimicrobia bacterium CG08_land_8_20_14_0_20_45_22 genome contains the following window.
TTATGATGCCGGTTATGAAGCCGGGAAAATAGCCGTTCGGGTAATCAAGGGTGAAAAACCAGCGAATATTCCGTTCCAATTTATGCAAAGCGCCCGACTTTCAATCAACCTCAAAGCCGCCGAACTTCAGAATCTGAAAATCCCGGACGCGGTCATCGCCCGCGCAAAGTCAGTCATCAGGTAATGTAGTACTGTGTCAGGAGCGAAAACAGACTATCCGACGAATCAAATGCTGTTTCCAACAAGTCAAAAGGACTTTTCAACAATCCAAATATAATTTTCAACGAGTCAAAAGGACTTTCCAACGACCCAAATCAAGTTTCGAATACCTGACATGGACTGACCAAGGAAATCCACAAAGATTCGATTGTTCTCATCGGCAAGATAAAAATTTTCATTGACATTCGTCACTGCGCTTCGTATAATTCATGTAAATGAATCAGATCACTGACATAATAAAAAGCCAGGGCTCAGAGGGAAGAGTTTTACTTACCCGTCCTCCGGTTGGCCGATCTGGCGAGCCTGCCGGATTTTTTGAGACTGTTCGCCGGGAAATAAAACTGAGGAATTACAGCCAGAAGACCGCTAAAGCATATCTCAGTTGCCTACGATCATTTGTCCGCTATTTTGCACCCCGTCATCCACGTGAATTAAATAGTGATGATATTAAAAATTACCTGCTATATTTGATCGAAAATAAACAGCTAGCATCGGCAACAGTCAACCAGGTTTTCAATGCTCTGCGGTTCTTATACGTGGATCTTTACAAAATGCCATTTAAGATTGGCAATATTCCCCGACCAAAAAAAGATAAACAATTGCCTGTCATTTTAAGCCGGGAAGAGGTAATGAGCATTCTCGGTAATATTGAAAACCATAAACATAAAGCCTTGCTGATGCTGATTTATTCAGCCGGTTTGCGGGTTGGCGAAGTCGTTCGCTTAAGGATCAGTGACATTGATAGTGACCGCAAACTTATTTACCTTAAAAGCGCCAAAGGTAAAAAGGATCGCTATTCTTTGTTATCTGACACTGCTCTGGAAAATCTGAGAATATATTACCGCATGTATAAACCAAAGAATTATCTGTTTGAAGGATTTAAGGAGAATGAACATCTATCGGAACGGAGCGTTCAGGAGGTTTTCAAAAGGGCTGTCCGACAGGCTGGAATCCGCAAACATGTTACGGTTCATAGTCTGCGTCACTCGTTTGCAACTCACCTGCTTGAGTCCGGAGTTGACTTACGATATATACAGGAGGTGCTTGGTCATGCCAGTTCAAAGACGACGGAAATTTACACGCATGTCAGCCACCAAAAACTTGGTCAAATCATTAATCCACTGGATGCGGCTTACCATGCTCAGAGATAGTGAAAAATATACGCAATGCGCATACCCTACCATTTTAGGGCAGATATACGCAATGCGTATAGCA
Protein-coding sequences here:
- a CDS encoding integrase, yielding MNQITDIIKSQGSEGRVLLTRPPVGRSGEPAGFFETVRREIKLRNYSQKTAKAYLSCLRSFVRYFAPRHPRELNSDDIKNYLLYLIENKQLASATVNQVFNALRFLYVDLYKMPFKIGNIPRPKKDKQLPVILSREEVMSILGNIENHKHKALLMLIYSAGLRVGEVVRLRISDIDSDRKLIYLKSAKGKKDRYSLLSDTALENLRIYYRMYKPKNYLFEGFKENEHLSERSVQEVFKRAVRQAGIRKHVTVHSLRHSFATHLLESGVDLRYIQEVLGHASSKTTEIYTHVSHQKLGQIINPLDAAYHAQR